One region of Glutamicibacter sp. B1 genomic DNA includes:
- the uvrA gene encoding excinuclease ABC subunit UvrA produces MAITAESKKTDLTRLVVKGAREHNLKNVDIDLPRDAMIVFTGLSGSGKSSLAFDTIFAEGQRRYVESLSAYARMFLGQVDKPDVDFIEGLSPAVSIDQKSTSRNPRSTVGTITEVYDYMRLLWARVGRPHCPICHEPISKQTPQQIVDQLMELPEKTRFQILAPVVRARKGEFVDLFAELSSKGFARARVDGETIQLNDPPKLAKQVKHTIEVVVDRLAIKEDARQRLTDSIETALGIADGRVLADFVDLEASDPQRVRAFSENLACPNEHPLAIDEIEPRTFSFNNPFGACSACSGIGTKLEVDEHLIVPDPEVTLADGAIAPWSLGKATTEYWNRLIEGLGNELGFTLNTQWKDLPAKAREAILNGKDHKVVVQYKNRFGRERKYSTGFEGVISYVHRKHEETESDHARDRYEQYMRQIPCPTCGGARLNPASLSVLVGGRSIAEVSAMDLRSAANFLSTIELSAREAKIAAQVLKEIDARMKFLLDVGLEYLTLERAAGTLSGGEAQRIRLATQIGSGLVGVLYVLDEPSIGLHQRDNRRLIDTLLHLRSLGNTLIVVEHDEDTIAEADWIVDIGPGAGEHGGEVVHSGSVEGLKANTQSLTGDYLSGRKKIDVPAKRRKVDKGRKLKVVGASENNLQNVSVEFPLGLLTAVTGVSGSGKSTLVNDILYKVLANKLNGAKQVPGRHTRVLGLEHLDKVVHVDQSPIGRTPRSNPATYTGVFDHIRKLFAETNEAKLRGYQPGRFSFNVKGGRCEACSGDGTLKIEMNFLPDVYVPCEVCHGARYNRETLQVLYKGKNIADVLDMPIAEGAEFFSAFTPIARHLRTLVDVGLGYVRLGQPATTLSGGEAQRVKLAAELQKRSNGRSIYVLDEPTTGLHFEDIRKLLKVLQGLVDKGNTVLTIEHNLDVIKSADWVIDLGPEGGSGGGTILATGTPEKVAKVSESHTGKFLAEIL; encoded by the coding sequence GTGGCTATTACTGCAGAGAGCAAGAAAACAGATCTCACACGACTGGTCGTTAAGGGCGCGCGTGAGCACAACCTGAAAAATGTAGACATCGATCTGCCGCGAGATGCGATGATCGTCTTCACCGGACTCTCCGGATCCGGAAAATCTTCACTGGCTTTCGACACGATCTTCGCTGAAGGTCAGCGACGCTATGTCGAATCCCTTTCTGCCTACGCCCGAATGTTCCTCGGACAAGTGGATAAGCCAGACGTTGACTTCATTGAAGGCCTGTCGCCAGCAGTGTCGATTGACCAGAAATCCACGAGTCGCAACCCTAGATCTACCGTTGGCACGATCACGGAAGTCTACGATTACATGCGTCTTCTGTGGGCGCGAGTCGGCCGCCCACATTGCCCAATCTGTCATGAACCAATCTCTAAGCAGACACCGCAGCAGATCGTGGATCAGCTCATGGAGCTGCCAGAGAAGACGCGCTTCCAGATCCTTGCACCAGTGGTTCGCGCTCGTAAGGGCGAGTTCGTCGACCTCTTCGCCGAGCTCTCCTCAAAGGGCTTTGCACGTGCTCGCGTTGATGGCGAGACGATTCAGCTCAATGACCCTCCAAAGTTGGCTAAACAGGTCAAGCACACCATCGAAGTAGTGGTAGACCGACTGGCCATCAAGGAAGATGCGCGTCAGCGTCTGACCGATTCGATCGAAACCGCACTGGGGATCGCCGATGGCCGTGTGTTGGCGGACTTTGTTGATCTTGAGGCGTCGGACCCGCAGCGAGTTCGTGCGTTCTCAGAGAACCTGGCTTGCCCGAATGAGCATCCGCTAGCCATCGACGAAATCGAACCACGTACCTTCTCCTTCAATAATCCATTTGGTGCCTGCTCCGCATGCTCGGGTATTGGTACCAAGCTGGAAGTTGATGAGCACCTCATCGTCCCTGATCCGGAAGTTACCCTAGCTGACGGGGCCATCGCTCCATGGTCCTTGGGTAAAGCAACTACTGAGTACTGGAACCGCCTGATCGAAGGCCTGGGCAACGAGCTTGGCTTTACATTGAACACGCAATGGAAAGATCTGCCAGCCAAGGCTCGCGAAGCAATCCTTAACGGTAAGGACCACAAGGTTGTGGTCCAGTACAAGAACCGCTTCGGACGTGAGCGTAAGTACTCGACAGGTTTTGAAGGTGTCATTTCCTATGTGCACCGTAAGCATGAAGAAACAGAGTCTGATCATGCACGCGACCGTTACGAGCAGTACATGCGTCAGATTCCTTGCCCAACGTGTGGGGGAGCCCGTCTGAACCCGGCTTCACTCTCGGTGCTGGTCGGCGGACGTTCCATTGCTGAAGTATCCGCGATGGATTTGCGTAGTGCAGCGAACTTCCTATCGACCATCGAGCTTTCGGCCCGTGAAGCGAAAATCGCCGCACAGGTTCTAAAGGAAATTGACGCTCGTATGAAGTTCCTACTGGACGTGGGGTTGGAATACCTGACCCTTGAGCGTGCCGCTGGAACTCTTTCCGGTGGTGAAGCCCAGCGAATTCGCTTGGCGACGCAAATTGGTTCCGGTCTCGTTGGCGTGCTGTATGTGCTTGACGAACCATCGATCGGTTTGCACCAGCGCGACAATCGCCGCCTAATTGACACCTTGTTGCACCTTCGCTCCTTAGGCAACACTCTCATCGTGGTGGAACACGACGAAGATACGATCGCCGAAGCTGACTGGATCGTGGACATTGGACCAGGTGCCGGTGAGCACGGCGGTGAAGTGGTCCATTCAGGCTCTGTGGAAGGGCTGAAAGCCAATACTCAGTCGTTGACCGGCGACTACCTATCGGGGCGAAAGAAGATTGACGTTCCGGCCAAGCGTCGCAAGGTTGATAAGGGTCGCAAGCTCAAGGTTGTAGGAGCCAGCGAAAACAACCTGCAGAATGTTTCTGTGGAGTTCCCGCTAGGCTTGCTCACCGCGGTCACCGGTGTATCCGGTTCTGGTAAATCCACCTTGGTTAACGACATTTTGTACAAGGTGTTGGCCAACAAGCTCAACGGTGCCAAGCAAGTTCCAGGACGGCACACACGCGTTCTCGGCTTGGAACACCTCGACAAGGTTGTCCACGTCGATCAGTCACCGATCGGTCGCACGCCAAGATCAAACCCTGCAACGTACACCGGCGTTTTTGACCACATTCGTAAGCTTTTCGCGGAGACCAACGAAGCGAAGCTGCGTGGCTATCAGCCAGGTAGGTTCTCCTTCAACGTTAAGGGTGGACGCTGCGAAGCCTGCTCGGGCGATGGAACTCTCAAGATTGAGATGAACTTCCTGCCAGATGTTTATGTGCCATGCGAAGTTTGCCACGGTGCTCGCTATAACCGAGAAACTTTGCAGGTGCTCTATAAGGGCAAAAACATCGCAGACGTGCTGGATATGCCTATCGCCGAAGGAGCGGAATTCTTCAGTGCATTCACGCCTATCGCCCGTCATCTGCGGACCTTGGTCGATGTCGGATTGGGTTATGTTCGACTGGGACAGCCAGCGACCACGCTCTCTGGCGGTGAAGCGCAGCGAGTGAAACTAGCAGCCGAACTTCAGAAGCGTTCAAACGGTCGTTCTATCTACGTCTTGGATGAACCAACCACCGGTCTTCACTTCGAAGATATTCGAAAGCTACTGAAGGTACTTCAAGGTCTGGTGGACAAGGGCAATACTGTCCTGACCATCGAGCACAACCTCGATGTCATCAAGTCCGCAGACTGGGTAATTGATCTTGGTCCTGAAGGTGGCTCCGGTGGTGGCACGATTCTGGCAACCGGAACTCCTGAAAAGGTGGCTAAGGTCAGCGAATCACACACAGGAAAGTTCTTGGCTGAAATCCTTTAG
- a CDS encoding PQQ-binding-like beta-propeller repeat protein: protein MSSNRNAHLHSVGVTVIVLAVLILGHGLAGCTPTTAEPVPKVSEERGEVPAKIAWKSDEVLVSDVQVSGDVAIAYRRQGPQTEVIARNLKNGKQLWKDEALGASDFRGIAPDIKIVEHEGKNYVAYLGTKTGTYGQLKIADVSNGKQYASKENFGYWGERPYICGKTFCTEGAKARKEKFSEYQYLKFDWSKKQWTEKTTNQIEYGLQQGGSRLGEGLIAYWYDSDREMLSYSNDAQTVWKRPYEQVFAKGISTTSGWKWDTVEDNEDILLGYGSHAKYDFFDTDKKKAVYRAEDLSKFVALDANTGRTLWQQKGVATSCGSVMPWKISATGDTVVLCYYDGGKQTLTTTRKDHYRTKTDDLTWKAVGIDSKTGKRKWEYRLSDPLEHSKTNEGAGTPLQNTATPILPLDEGEQVVNNSDGSIAPLENAVGANVLCTVERDPYYIYSATLGTKTPGTHKASRDSYFTDAQTVCKRGSWKPTDAIPNVEEFRRAGFTHEDVVVLSQVEGMVAYRLSGASQ from the coding sequence GTGAGCTCCAACAGAAATGCTCACCTACACTCCGTGGGTGTCACCGTCATAGTTTTGGCCGTACTGATTCTCGGACATGGGCTTGCTGGATGTACGCCAACTACGGCAGAGCCGGTACCTAAGGTTTCGGAAGAACGTGGAGAAGTGCCCGCCAAAATCGCGTGGAAAAGCGATGAAGTGCTCGTCTCAGATGTTCAGGTATCCGGTGATGTGGCCATTGCTTATCGGCGGCAAGGTCCACAGACGGAAGTCATCGCTCGGAATTTGAAAAACGGCAAACAACTTTGGAAAGACGAAGCGTTGGGAGCCTCAGATTTCAGGGGCATCGCACCGGACATCAAAATAGTTGAGCACGAGGGTAAAAATTATGTGGCTTATTTGGGCACGAAGACTGGGACCTACGGGCAGCTGAAAATTGCTGACGTCTCCAATGGGAAACAGTATGCGTCCAAGGAGAATTTTGGCTACTGGGGTGAGCGTCCCTATATCTGCGGCAAGACCTTCTGTACAGAGGGCGCAAAAGCCCGTAAGGAGAAATTCTCCGAATACCAATATTTGAAATTTGATTGGTCCAAAAAGCAGTGGACTGAGAAAACGACAAACCAAATTGAATACGGCCTCCAACAGGGCGGAAGCAGGCTGGGGGAAGGGCTCATCGCATACTGGTATGACTCCGATCGAGAAATGTTGAGCTATTCCAACGACGCCCAGACCGTTTGGAAACGACCCTACGAGCAAGTATTTGCCAAGGGTATTTCTACCACTAGCGGATGGAAGTGGGACACCGTAGAAGACAATGAAGACATACTTCTCGGGTATGGTTCGCATGCCAAATACGATTTTTTTGATACCGACAAGAAGAAAGCCGTCTATCGTGCTGAAGACTTGTCGAAATTTGTTGCATTGGATGCGAACACCGGACGTACCCTTTGGCAACAAAAAGGTGTGGCAACATCCTGTGGCTCAGTAATGCCTTGGAAGATCAGCGCCACCGGCGACACAGTTGTGCTGTGCTACTACGACGGTGGAAAGCAAACGCTAACCACCACACGCAAAGATCATTACCGTACGAAAACGGATGATCTTACCTGGAAGGCCGTAGGAATCGACAGTAAAACCGGTAAGAGAAAATGGGAGTACAGACTCAGCGATCCCTTAGAGCATTCCAAAACAAATGAAGGTGCCGGTACTCCATTGCAGAATACGGCAACGCCCATCCTTCCATTGGATGAGGGCGAGCAAGTCGTAAACAACTCGGATGGTTCGATCGCCCCGTTAGAAAATGCAGTTGGAGCAAATGTACTGTGCACGGTCGAGCGCGATCCTTACTATATTTACTCCGCGACTCTAGGTACCAAAACCCCAGGAACGCACAAAGCATCAAGGGACAGCTATTTCACTGATGCTCAGACGGTTTGCAAAAGAGGTTCGTGGAAACCTACGGATGCCATCCCGAACGTGGAGGAATTTAGAAGGGCAGGATTTACACATGAAGATGTCGTTGTCCTAAGCCAGGTTGAGGGAATGGTGGCATACCGCTTGTCAGGTGCTTCGCAATAG
- a CDS encoding GntR family transcriptional regulator → MSELGFIKIDPKSAVAPYQQVREQILSAIAKGKLAPGTKLPSVRALSGSLNLAVNTVAKVYKELELQGAVVTRGRHGTVIQAAENRAEQEVSDAAADLARIAQMWSVDEATAVKYLRAAFSSLPR, encoded by the coding sequence ATGAGTGAATTGGGATTCATCAAAATTGATCCGAAATCCGCTGTGGCGCCGTACCAGCAAGTCCGCGAACAGATCCTTTCGGCAATAGCTAAAGGAAAATTGGCGCCGGGTACTAAACTTCCCTCCGTACGTGCATTGTCTGGATCATTGAATCTTGCCGTTAACACGGTGGCCAAGGTTTATAAAGAACTTGAACTGCAAGGCGCCGTAGTAACACGAGGGCGTCACGGAACCGTTATCCAAGCAGCAGAGAACCGGGCCGAACAAGAAGTTAGTGATGCCGCGGCCGATTTGGCCCGCATTGCTCAGATGTGGTCTGTGGACGAAGCGACGGCAGTGAAATACCTACGCGCCGCATTTAGCTCACTGCCTCGCTAG
- a CDS encoding MBL fold metallo-hydrolase: MNELLLDDVTIRWISVSDMANNVYLITNRHSGEQLLIDAADDAPAIAELINEAKNDADNPRIVGIATTHQHWDHVRALAEIVEQHPVTTYAGADDMAGIAEESGVQITNGLNHGDQLKLGEVIIEAIHLRGHTPGSIGYALVDSSGQPVIFSGDSLFPGGVGNTWKDPQRFLSLITDVSERIFDRFPDETKVLPGHGDATTLGAERPHLDEWRERGW; the protein is encoded by the coding sequence ATGAACGAACTATTGCTGGACGATGTAACCATCCGCTGGATTTCAGTTTCCGATATGGCGAACAACGTCTACCTCATTACCAACCGACACTCGGGCGAGCAATTGCTGATCGACGCCGCAGATGATGCGCCAGCTATCGCTGAACTGATCAACGAAGCAAAGAATGATGCAGACAATCCACGAATCGTCGGCATCGCAACCACCCACCAGCATTGGGATCATGTGCGTGCGCTGGCCGAAATCGTCGAACAGCACCCGGTGACAACCTATGCTGGTGCTGACGATATGGCAGGTATCGCTGAAGAATCAGGCGTCCAAATTACCAACGGACTCAACCATGGGGACCAACTCAAACTGGGCGAGGTAATTATCGAAGCGATCCATCTGCGCGGGCACACTCCGGGCTCAATCGGATATGCGTTGGTAGATTCTTCCGGCCAGCCAGTCATCTTCAGCGGCGACAGTCTATTCCCTGGCGGTGTAGGAAATACGTGGAAGGATCCACAGCGTTTCCTCTCGCTGATCACCGACGTATCCGAACGAATTTTCGACCGCTTCCCAGATGAAACCAAGGTCCTACCGGGACATGGCGATGCGACCACTTTGGGCGCCGAACGTCCTCACCTGGATGAATGGCGTGAGCGCGGCTGGTAG
- a CDS encoding methyltransferase domain-containing protein: MKWDPAKYTEFADYRGRPYKDLLGQLVDLDPKKVVDLGCGPGNMTRLLAQRWPAAQVVGLDSSQEMIDRASSSEHEPNLQFGLADATTWQPEPGLDLLFSNAMLQWLPEHRELLATWLRAMKTGSYVAIQVPGNFDSPSHVQMREVAESPKWVGRLGGVLRHGNVVGQPDEYQRLLLDAGFQANVWESTFQQLLLGEDPILDWVRGTALLPVKAALNAEDYLEFEDDYRTAVSKHYPSFQAPDGTKLTNFPFRRIFMIGHKLAQ, encoded by the coding sequence ATGAAATGGGATCCAGCAAAGTACACGGAATTCGCCGACTATCGGGGTCGCCCCTACAAAGACCTGCTCGGCCAATTAGTTGATCTCGACCCGAAAAAGGTTGTGGATTTGGGATGCGGCCCCGGAAATATGACCAGACTCCTGGCCCAACGATGGCCTGCCGCACAGGTGGTGGGGTTGGATTCTTCCCAAGAGATGATCGACAGGGCCTCATCGAGCGAGCATGAGCCGAATCTGCAATTCGGACTTGCGGATGCCACGACTTGGCAACCCGAACCTGGCCTTGATCTACTCTTCTCGAACGCGATGTTGCAATGGTTGCCGGAGCACCGAGAGCTGCTAGCGACGTGGCTGCGTGCGATGAAAACTGGATCCTATGTCGCGATCCAAGTACCGGGTAATTTTGATTCGCCCTCACATGTGCAGATGCGGGAGGTTGCAGAGAGTCCCAAGTGGGTTGGCAGACTTGGAGGGGTGCTGCGCCACGGAAATGTTGTCGGCCAGCCAGATGAATATCAACGACTCTTACTTGATGCCGGATTCCAAGCCAACGTTTGGGAGAGCACCTTCCAACAACTTTTGTTGGGTGAGGATCCGATCTTGGACTGGGTTCGTGGTACCGCTTTATTGCCGGTCAAAGCTGCCTTAAACGCGGAGGACTATCTGGAATTCGAAGATGACTATCGCACTGCGGTTTCCAAACACTACCCGTCGTTCCAAGCACCTGATGGGACGAAGCTGACGAACTTCCCGTTCCGCAGAATTTTCATGATTGGCCACAAACTAGCCCAATAA